From Haloarcula rubripromontorii:
CACGCAGTGTCGGTTCGCCGGCGTCTTCGTACACATCACAGACAGCGTCGTGTACGTCCGCGCCGGTCGCGCCGGGTTCCAGCGCGTCGAACGCGGCTTCCATCGCGCGCTCAGTGAGGGCGTACCACTCGCGCACCGTCTCGCTTGGCTCGCCTTTCACGAACGTCCGCGTCATGTCGGCGTGGTACTTTGTCGCCTTGTCCTGCGGGAAGATGTCGATTATAATCGGCTCGTGAGCGAGGAGCGGCCCGCTCCCCCGGTCGTGAGGGTCCGTAGCGTCCGCACCACAGGCGACGATTGTTTCGTCCAGTGAGCAACCGTGACGGAGCAGCGTCACCTCGATCTCCTCTTTGACGCGCTCGCTGGTCAGCGTCTCGCCGTCGAGTTCGAGCGTGTCGTCTTCGGCAATGTCCGACGCATCGAGCAGCGACTCGGCCGCCGCCATCGCCGCTTCGTTTGCCCGCTGTGCCGTCCGGATGTGGTCGACTTCTGTCTCTGTTTTCGTCGCCCTGATCTCCGTGACGATGCCGTCGGTGTCGGCCGTCACGTCGACGCCGCGTGCGCGCAGGCCGTCCGCGGTCCGAAGGGGGAACCGCGGCGGCACGGCCACGCTCTCCACGTCGTAGGCCGCGAGGAAATCAGCGAGGACGTGCGAGACCGCTTCGTCCGGGCCGTACTCCTCGACTTTCTGCTGGTGGTCGAAGTCGACATACCGTTCGACGGTTTCGGCCCGAGACTCGCGCTTGGCTCGGCCGAACTCCAGACTCCGCGGAAAGAGAAGATGTGTCTCACCGTCGTACAGCGTGATGAACGGGTCCGGCGCGTCAAAGCCCGAGAGATAGTACTGGTCTGACACCTCGGAATCCGCATCGAGGAGGTAGCCATCGACGCCGGCGTCGTCGAGATATGCGTCCAGTGCTGAGAGAGCAGGTTCCATACGTGTCAGATTGGCCCCCATCCACATATACGTCTCCACTGCGTCGCTGAACGGCCCGACACATGGCCACGAATACCATACCGATGCAGT
This genomic window contains:
- a CDS encoding M24 family metallopeptidase; the protein is MEPALSALDAYLDDAGVDGYLLDADSEVSDQYYLSGFDAPDPFITLYDGETHLLFPRSLEFGRAKRESRAETVERYVDFDHQQKVEEYGPDEAVSHVLADFLAAYDVESVAVPPRFPLRTADGLRARGVDVTADTDGIVTEIRATKTETEVDHIRTAQRANEAAMAAAESLLDASDIAEDDTLELDGETLTSERVKEEIEVTLLRHGCSLDETIVACGADATDPHDRGSGPLLAHEPIIIDIFPQDKATKYHADMTRTFVKGEPSETVREWYALTERAMEAAFDALEPGATGADVHDAVCDVYEDAGEPTLRDDERTETGFIHSTGHGVGLDVHELPRLAPNGGELEPGHIVTIEPGLYDPDVGGVRIEDIAVVTSDGYENLTEYEVQLVV